Proteins encoded together in one Funiculus sociatus GB2-C1 window:
- a CDS encoding thioesterase II family protein gives MTTPTFNSWVRCPNPNPQAYFRLFCFPYAGGAASIFRTWSNSLPSYIEVCTIQLPGREDRLKEAPFTHLSPLVETLTEIIHPYLDIPFAFFGHSMGALIGFELARKLRSEQAPTPNHLFISGRRAPQIPDRNPLIHTLPEPEFLSELRQLNGTPKQVLEHYELMQLLMPILRADFSICGTYTYLTEPPLDCFISAFGGIEDSGETPEMIESWSVQTSSLFSLEMLPGDHFFINSSRPLLLEMVAKKIEQLMVLGFV, from the coding sequence GTGACTACACCAACTTTTAATTCTTGGGTTAGATGTCCTAATCCGAATCCACAAGCATACTTTCGCTTATTCTGCTTCCCGTATGCTGGAGGCGCTGCTTCAATTTTTCGCACATGGTCGAATAGCTTACCATCGTACATAGAAGTTTGTACTATTCAACTCCCTGGTCGAGAAGATCGGCTTAAGGAAGCACCCTTTACTCATCTCTCACCTCTGGTCGAGACACTAACAGAAATTATCCATCCCTATTTGGATATTCCCTTCGCTTTTTTCGGTCACAGTATGGGTGCGCTGATCGGGTTTGAACTGGCTCGTAAACTCCGCTCCGAGCAAGCGCCAACCCCAAATCATCTCTTCATTTCGGGTCGCCGTGCGCCTCAGATACCCGATCGAAATCCTTTAATTCATACGCTACCAGAACCTGAATTTTTGTCAGAGCTACGTCAATTGAATGGTACACCCAAACAGGTGCTAGAACATTATGAATTGATGCAACTGTTAATGCCCATCTTGCGAGCCGATTTTTCAATCTGTGGAACATATACTTACCTAACTGAACCTCCCCTTGATTGTTTTATCTCTGCCTTTGGTGGAATAGAAGATTCCGGAGAGACACCAGAAATGATTGAAAGCTGGAGTGTGCAAACAAGTTCTTTATTTTCCCTAGAAATGCTTCCCGGCGACCACTTTTTTATTAACAGTAGTCGGCCGCTACTTCTAGAAATGGTTGCTAAAAAAATAGAGCAACTTATGGTACTAGGATTTGTGTGA
- a CDS encoding phosphopantetheine-binding protein, which produces MQIQNLQATNMSTASGMIIKEAPTAPEIQAWIVSYLAELLEIEPDEVNVTIPFDQYGLDSSAAVGMTGDMEDWMGRKLDPTLLYDYPTIQGLARHLAEELKIKV; this is translated from the coding sequence ATGCAAATCCAGAATCTTCAAGCCACAAATATGTCTACGGCTTCGGGAATGATTATCAAAGAAGCCCCGACGGCACCAGAAATTCAAGCGTGGATTGTCTCCTATCTAGCTGAACTACTAGAAATCGAGCCGGATGAAGTTAATGTCACGATTCCCTTTGACCAATACGGTCTAGACTCTTCAGCAGCAGTTGGTATGACCGGGGACATGGAAGATTGGATGGGAAGAAAACTCGATCCAACCCTACTGTACGATTACCCTACTATTCAGGGTTTGGCTAGGCATTTGGCTGAGGAATTAAAAATCAAAGTGTAA
- a CDS encoding fatty acyl-AMP ligase, translating to MTTCLDYSTDIGHEFSTLVDLLDYRAKNQPDSTAYTFLQDGETEAVTLTYKELDRQARAIASQLQSLDAPGSRALLLYPPGLEFIAAFFGCLYASVVAVPAYPPRRNQNMSRLQAIASSCQATIALTTISLSGSIEDRFTEDAEFGRLQWLATDNINSDQAQTWQKPGLGQSTLAFIQYTSGSTGTPKGVMITHGNLWHNSALIHQSFADTPNSQGVTWLPSYHDMGLIGGVLQPLYVGAPMVLMPAVAFMQRPFRWLEAISRYKATTSGGPNFAYDLCIRKITPEQRATLDLSSWEVAFTGAEPVRAETLEQFASTFADCGFRKEAFHPCYGMAETTLIVSGGLKKAPPIIRQVDGAALERNRVVASVGKSESTRTIVGCGQTWLDQKILIVDPESLTPCLDTQIGEIWVSGPSVADGYWNRPEETEKTFHAYLADTKEGPFLRTGDLGFLQDGELFITGRIKDVIIIRGQNHYPQDIELTVEKSHPALRPGCGAAFAVELKGERLVIVQEVERTYLRKLDVNEVVGAIRQAVAAEHALQIYATVLVKTGSIPKTSSGKIQRHACRSGFLSGSLNVIEDWSENPQGKSKFLNLQAEVESVLQKLSTGKQLS from the coding sequence ATGACTACTTGTTTAGATTATTCGACGGACATCGGGCATGAATTTTCGACTTTGGTAGACCTGCTGGACTACAGAGCGAAAAATCAGCCAGACTCTACAGCTTATACCTTTTTGCAGGACGGAGAAACAGAAGCTGTTACGCTGACATACAAAGAATTGGATCGACAAGCGCGAGCGATCGCATCTCAACTTCAGAGCCTGGATGCCCCAGGTTCTCGTGCTTTGCTGCTTTATCCACCAGGTTTAGAGTTCATTGCTGCCTTCTTTGGGTGTTTATATGCCTCTGTTGTAGCTGTCCCAGCATATCCACCAAGGCGCAATCAGAATATGTCCCGATTGCAAGCGATCGCATCTTCTTGCCAAGCAACAATAGCCCTCACAACCATATCCTTGTCTGGCAGCATAGAAGATCGCTTTACCGAAGATGCAGAATTCGGCAGATTGCAGTGGCTAGCCACAGATAACATCAACAGCGACCAAGCCCAGACATGGCAGAAACCAGGCTTGGGCCAGAGTACCCTAGCTTTTATTCAATACACATCAGGCTCTACGGGTACGCCCAAAGGAGTCATGATCACTCACGGCAACCTGTGGCACAACTCCGCCTTGATCCATCAGAGTTTCGCTGATACGCCCAACTCTCAGGGCGTAACCTGGCTGCCGTCCTACCACGATATGGGATTAATTGGGGGAGTGCTGCAACCCCTATATGTTGGCGCGCCGATGGTTTTGATGCCAGCAGTAGCGTTTATGCAAAGACCCTTCCGCTGGCTAGAAGCTATTTCCCGCTATAAAGCGACTACTAGCGGCGGGCCTAATTTTGCTTATGACCTTTGTATTCGTAAAATTACCCCAGAACAACGAGCAACTCTTGACCTGAGTAGCTGGGAAGTAGCTTTCACCGGAGCTGAACCCGTCCGCGCCGAAACCCTAGAGCAGTTTGCCAGCACCTTCGCTGATTGTGGTTTCCGCAAAGAAGCATTTCACCCCTGCTACGGAATGGCGGAAACAACCCTGATTGTTTCGGGAGGATTGAAAAAAGCTCCACCGATTATTCGTCAGGTTGATGGCGCAGCCCTTGAGCGAAACCGCGTAGTGGCATCTGTTGGCAAGTCGGAAAGCACCCGGACAATTGTCGGTTGCGGTCAGACTTGGTTAGACCAGAAAATCCTGATTGTCGATCCTGAGTCTTTAACCCCGTGTCTAGATACCCAAATCGGAGAGATTTGGGTATCCGGGCCGAGTGTAGCTGACGGCTATTGGAACCGACCAGAGGAAACAGAAAAAACTTTCCACGCCTATCTAGCAGATACGAAAGAAGGGCCATTTCTGCGTACAGGGGACTTGGGATTTTTGCAGGATGGCGAATTGTTTATCACCGGGCGGATTAAAGATGTGATTATCATCCGGGGGCAAAACCATTATCCCCAGGATATTGAACTGACAGTAGAAAAGAGCCATCCAGCACTGCGGCCTGGTTGTGGGGCAGCGTTTGCGGTGGAATTAAAAGGCGAACGACTGGTAATCGTTCAGGAAGTTGAGCGAACTTACCTGCGGAAGCTGGATGTGAATGAAGTAGTAGGGGCTATTCGCCAGGCTGTGGCGGCGGAACACGCTCTACAGATTTATGCAACAGTGCTGGTGAAAACTGGCAGTATCCCCAAGACTTCGAGTGGTAAAATTCAACGCCATGCTTGTCGGTCTGGGTTTCTCAGTGGAAGTTTGAATGTCATCGAGGATTGGAGTGAGAATCCTCAGGGCAAATCTAAGTTTCTCAATCTACAGGCTGAGGTCGAATCCGTATTACAGAAATTATCCACAGGCAAACAGCTAAGCTGA
- a CDS encoding glycosyltransferase: protein MHITILTIGSRGDVQPYVALGLGLQAAGHKVCLATHAIFENFVRSQGLDFAPLAGNLKELFATEEGQVIFSESGRNTIRFTRNFIGNFIGPIMEDLLADSWRACQGAEAIISMPLAIAGYHIAEKLGVPFYSAWTNPATQTRAFPIPWAPTGLRLGGTYNWLTYILFQQLVWQSIRSSVNQWRQKTLNLPPMPLTVPSWFYKSPTFYCYSPAVLPKPPDWPDWVYVTGYWFLDRPPDWQPSADLVDFLAAGSPPVYVTFGSIIDRNPEALTKLVLEAIALTGVRAILDMGWGGLSNPELSDQVLCVTSDSAPHDWLLPQMAAMVHHGGSGTTFAGLRAGLPSIIVPSFGETFFWGQRVADLGVGPPPIPKKQLTVERLADAIHTATSDKTMQARVAALSQQIRSEDGVARAVEGFQNSIAKNFSSTICSDAIN, encoded by the coding sequence ATGCACATCACGATTTTGACAATTGGTTCGCGTGGTGATGTACAACCTTACGTAGCTCTAGGGCTGGGGTTGCAAGCGGCAGGTCATAAAGTTTGTTTGGCCACCCATGCCATCTTTGAGAATTTTGTGCGTAGCCAGGGGCTAGACTTCGCCCCCTTGGCTGGCAATCTCAAGGAATTGTTTGCAACAGAAGAGGGGCAAGTCATTTTTTCAGAATCCGGTCGCAACACCATTCGCTTCACACGCAACTTTATCGGTAACTTCATCGGCCCGATCATGGAAGACTTACTAGCTGACTCGTGGCGTGCCTGTCAGGGAGCGGAAGCGATTATCAGTATGCCACTGGCGATCGCGGGCTACCATATCGCGGAAAAATTGGGCGTGCCATTTTACAGCGCATGGACTAATCCAGCAACCCAGACTCGTGCTTTCCCCATTCCTTGGGCCCCGACCGGGCTGCGTTTGGGCGGCACCTACAACTGGCTAACCTACATCTTGTTTCAGCAACTTGTCTGGCAATCCATTCGGTCTTCGGTTAACCAGTGGCGGCAAAAAACATTGAATCTGCCCCCCATGCCGCTCACAGTCCCTAGTTGGTTCTATAAGTCGCCCACTTTCTACTGCTACAGCCCTGCCGTGCTTCCCAAGCCGCCGGACTGGCCCGATTGGGTGTACGTTACCGGCTACTGGTTTCTGGATCGCCCACCGGACTGGCAGCCCTCAGCCGATCTCGTTGATTTCCTAGCTGCTGGTTCACCCCCGGTGTATGTCACCTTCGGCAGTATAATTGACCGTAACCCGGAAGCGCTGACAAAGTTGGTGCTGGAAGCAATAGCTCTTACGGGAGTGCGGGCAATCTTGGATATGGGGTGGGGGGGTCTGAGCAATCCTGAATTGTCAGATCAGGTGTTGTGTGTCACATCGGACTCGGCTCCCCATGACTGGCTCTTACCGCAAATGGCGGCTATGGTTCATCATGGCGGTTCGGGGACAACGTTTGCTGGTCTGCGTGCTGGTTTACCCTCAATCATCGTACCCTCCTTTGGTGAAACCTTCTTTTGGGGGCAGCGGGTTGCTGATTTAGGGGTAGGACCGCCACCGATTCCGAAAAAACAGCTGACTGTAGAGCGGTTAGCAGACGCTATCCATACCGCTACCAGTGACAAGACCATGCAGGCTCGCGTGGCTGCCTTGAGCCAGCAGATTCGGTCAGAAGACGGTGTGGCGCGGGCAGTTGAGGGCTTTCAGAACTCTATTGCCAAAAATTTTTCAAGCACTATCTGTAGCGATGCTATAAATTGA
- a CDS encoding response regulator transcription factor, which produces MKKILVIEQQTPTRNRFLKGLKAKGFYTISADNGRVGVHLAQENLPDVIISGIMMSELDGYDVLTAVRSNPVTAIIPFIFVTAKLTRNDLRKAMELGADDYLTKPCSLEELHRAIAAQLEKQTVLRQLYSQPSPPVPAASSTETATITITTAADLTFPCNPPLSEVFRFIEANYHRAIALGDVAQAVGYSPAYLTNLTRRQTGQTVQRWIIQRRMAAARSLLLETDQAVEHIAPKVGYHNAVHFFRQFRQFHGTTPQAWRNTNRS; this is translated from the coding sequence ATGAAAAAAATTCTAGTAATTGAACAGCAAACCCCTACCCGAAACCGTTTTCTCAAAGGTCTTAAAGCTAAAGGTTTCTACACTATCAGTGCTGATAACGGTCGAGTTGGGGTTCATCTGGCACAGGAGAATTTACCCGATGTGATAATTTCCGGCATTATGATGTCGGAACTCGATGGTTACGATGTTCTGACGGCGGTGCGCTCTAACCCAGTGACAGCGATTATCCCCTTCATTTTTGTCACTGCCAAGCTGACTCGGAACGATCTTCGCAAAGCTATGGAACTGGGAGCGGATGACTATCTCACCAAACCCTGTAGTTTAGAAGAATTACACCGAGCGATCGCTGCCCAATTGGAAAAACAGACCGTCCTTCGGCAGTTATACTCCCAACCATCTCCGCCAGTCCCAGCAGCATCATCCACAGAAACTGCCACTATAACAATAACAACTGCCGCGGACTTAACTTTTCCCTGCAACCCTCCCTTGAGTGAGGTATTTCGTTTCATCGAGGCTAATTATCATCGCGCGATCGCTCTCGGCGATGTCGCTCAAGCAGTTGGTTACTCCCCAGCTTACTTAACTAACCTGACCCGACGACAGACCGGACAAACCGTGCAACGCTGGATAATCCAGCGCCGGATGGCAGCAGCCCGTTCCTTACTTCTAGAGACTGACCAGGCAGTAGAGCATATTGCTCCTAAAGTGGGCTATCACAATGCGGTTCATTTCTTCCGCCAGTTTCGCCAATTCCACGGCACAACTCCCCAAGCTTGGAGAAACACCAATCGCAGCTAG
- a CDS encoding DevA family ABC transporter ATP-binding protein — MDQKSIVSIKYLNHYFGNGALRKRVLSNINLEVKTGEIVILSGPSGSGKTTLLTLIGGLRSVDEGSLKVLDQEIRGASDAQLIKIRRHIGYIFQSHNLLRSLTAQQNVQMSIKLHENVPILEARRKSADALEAVGLGNRINYYPENLSGGQKQRVAIARALVCHPKLVLADEPTAALDSKSGRDVVTLMQQLVKEQGCAVLMVTHDNRILDIADRIVHMEDGQLVTINSTTH, encoded by the coding sequence ATGGATCAAAAATCTATTGTCTCTATTAAGTATCTCAATCATTACTTTGGTAATGGAGCATTACGCAAACGAGTTTTGTCTAATATCAATTTAGAAGTCAAAACCGGAGAAATAGTTATTTTATCGGGGCCCTCTGGTTCGGGAAAAACAACCTTATTGACTTTGATTGGGGGGTTGCGCTCTGTTGATGAAGGAAGCCTTAAAGTTCTTGACCAAGAGATTCGGGGAGCCAGTGATGCACAACTCATCAAAATCCGTCGCCATATTGGTTATATTTTCCAATCTCACAATTTGCTGCGCTCATTAACAGCTCAACAAAATGTACAAATGTCTATTAAATTACATGAAAATGTTCCTATTCTCGAAGCACGTAGAAAATCAGCAGATGCACTTGAGGCTGTTGGGTTGGGGAACCGGATTAATTACTATCCAGAAAATCTATCAGGAGGACAAAAACAGCGGGTAGCGATCGCACGCGCTTTAGTGTGTCATCCCAAGCTGGTTCTAGCTGATGAACCTACTGCCGCTTTGGATAGTAAATCGGGTCGAGACGTAGTGACACTCATGCAGCAATTGGTTAAGGAACAGGGGTGTGCTGTTCTCATGGTGACTCACGATAATCGCATTCTTGATATTGCTGACCGTATTGTTCATATGGAAGATGGTCAACTCGTTACGATCAACAGCACGACTCACTAG
- the devC gene encoding ABC transporter permease DevC, whose protein sequence is MFDIPLAWLQLTREKLRLLVALAGIAFAVILMFMQLGFQAALYDSATRLHQSLQGDLVLLSTRSKSLGYTRTFSWRRLYQVLSFDGVESISPIYVGFRDWRNPEDGTFRAIYVYGFRPGDSVFKLPEVAQNIDKLKLSENILFDRASRQEYGSIAPEFEQGKLITTELGGRRVNVVGLFTLGPSFGADGNVIVNDLNFLDLFRDRKLGEIDIGLIQLKPNADAQKILKQIEATLPKDVRVLTHQGFVDFEKSYWKTSTPIGFIFTLGVGMGFIVGTVIVYQILYTDVSDHLSEYATLKAMGYKNLYLELVVFQEAIILAVLGYIPGFALSLGLYDLTKNATFLPIAMTYDRALIVLLLTIVMCAISGFIAVRRLRSTDPADIF, encoded by the coding sequence ATGTTTGATATACCTTTAGCATGGCTGCAACTAACTAGAGAAAAACTTCGTCTGCTGGTTGCTTTAGCAGGCATTGCTTTTGCCGTTATTCTCATGTTTATGCAATTAGGATTTCAAGCTGCTCTCTATGATAGCGCTACACGACTACATCAGAGTTTGCAAGGCGACTTAGTTTTGCTCAGCACTCGTTCTAAGTCTCTGGGTTATACGAGAACTTTTTCTTGGCGACGTTTATATCAAGTTTTGAGCTTTGATGGCGTTGAATCTATTAGCCCTATATATGTTGGCTTTCGAGATTGGAGAAATCCTGAAGATGGAACCTTTCGAGCCATATATGTCTATGGCTTTCGACCAGGAGATTCTGTTTTTAAATTGCCGGAAGTCGCCCAGAATATAGATAAGCTTAAACTTAGTGAAAATATTTTGTTCGATCGAGCTTCTCGTCAAGAGTATGGATCTATTGCTCCAGAATTTGAGCAGGGTAAACTCATTACTACCGAATTAGGCGGGAGAAGAGTCAACGTTGTTGGTTTATTTACACTAGGTCCTTCTTTTGGAGCTGATGGAAATGTAATCGTGAATGATTTAAATTTTTTGGATCTATTTAGAGATCGTAAATTAGGAGAAATCGATATTGGACTTATTCAGCTTAAACCTAATGCTGATGCTCAAAAAATTCTTAAGCAGATAGAAGCTACTTTACCTAAAGATGTTAGAGTTTTAACCCATCAAGGTTTTGTAGATTTTGAGAAAAGCTACTGGAAAACAAGTACACCAATTGGTTTTATCTTTACTTTAGGTGTAGGAATGGGATTCATTGTTGGTACAGTTATAGTTTATCAAATTCTTTATACAGATGTTTCCGATCACCTTTCAGAATACGCGACTTTAAAAGCGATGGGATATAAAAACTTATATTTAGAATTAGTTGTTTTCCAAGAAGCCATTATTCTTGCAGTTTTAGGTTATATCCCTGGATTTGCTCTTTCACTAGGGCTGTACGATTTAACTAAAAATGCTACATTTTTACCTATTGCAATGACCTATGACCGAGCTTTAATAGTATTGCTATTGACAATAGTGATGTGTGCTATTTCTGGTTTTATTGCTGTCCGGAGACTGCGTAGTACAGATCCAGCAGATATTTTTTAA
- a CDS encoding ABC exporter membrane fusion protein, whose translation MKPDSISKNKPFLKPSGRWTIIATVVTALALSGAALQYVLRFQRSESASLSNPVAIAPTNKAVSALGHLRPEGEVVYLSAPTALNGLGASRVAKLLVKEGDKVTTGQAIAILDSLENLQTSVKLALEDVKVAQANLAKVKAGAKTGELEAQKATIEGLEAELAGQQAAQDQAIARLLAQFNNARIEYQRYDKLFQSGAVTASQLDSKQLLMKTTQEQLNEAQVNQNRIQSTFQQQIKAAQATLNQMAEIRPTDVQAAQAEIDRALANVKKAKADSELAYIRAPIEGKILKINTRPGETAGNKGIVALGQTDQMNVIAEVYELDVSKVKVGQKATITSHAFPGNLSGTVTQIGLQVNPQDVLSTDPTADVNRRIVEVKISLNPADSQRVSALTNLQVNVVIDM comes from the coding sequence ATGAAGCCTGATTCTATTTCAAAAAATAAACCCTTTTTGAAGCCTTCAGGACGATGGACTATCATTGCTACAGTTGTCACAGCTTTAGCCCTTAGCGGAGCTGCTTTACAATATGTATTGAGATTCCAACGCAGTGAGTCCGCCTCCTTATCAAATCCTGTAGCGATCGCTCCCACAAATAAAGCCGTTTCTGCTTTAGGACATTTAAGACCAGAAGGGGAAGTAGTTTACTTGTCTGCGCCTACTGCTCTTAATGGATTGGGAGCAAGTCGAGTTGCCAAACTTTTAGTCAAGGAAGGCGATAAAGTTACAACAGGACAAGCGATCGCTATTTTGGATAGCCTGGAAAATCTCCAAACATCTGTAAAACTGGCTTTAGAAGATGTCAAAGTCGCTCAAGCCAATCTTGCTAAAGTAAAGGCTGGAGCCAAAACAGGAGAATTGGAAGCTCAAAAAGCGACTATTGAAGGCTTAGAAGCCGAATTGGCTGGACAACAAGCCGCTCAAGACCAAGCGATCGCGCGGCTTTTGGCTCAGTTTAACAACGCTCGAATCGAGTACCAACGTTATGATAAATTGTTCCAAAGCGGTGCAGTTACAGCTTCACAATTAGATAGCAAGCAGCTGCTCATGAAAACGACACAAGAGCAGCTAAATGAAGCCCAAGTTAATCAAAACCGGATTCAATCAACTTTTCAACAGCAAATAAAAGCTGCTCAAGCAACTCTAAATCAAATGGCTGAGATTCGTCCTACAGATGTGCAAGCTGCTCAAGCTGAAATTGATAGAGCGCTTGCCAATGTGAAGAAAGCTAAAGCAGATTCAGAGCTAGCCTATATTCGAGCGCCTATAGAGGGAAAAATTTTAAAAATTAATACCAGACCCGGAGAGACAGCTGGTAATAAAGGCATTGTTGCTTTGGGACAAACAGATCAGATGAATGTAATTGCAGAGGTTTATGAATTAGATGTTAGCAAAGTAAAAGTTGGGCAAAAAGCTACTATTACTAGCCATGCTTTCCCAGGCAATTTATCCGGAACAGTCACTCAAATCGGGCTACAGGTTAATCCACAAGATGTCTTAAGTACCGACCCCACCGCCGACGTGAATCGGAGAATTGTTGAGGTAAAAATTAGTCTAAACCCAGCGGATAGCCAAAGAGTTTCAGCTTTAACCAATTTACAGGTTAATGTAGTAATTGATATGTAG